One segment of Nostoc piscinale CENA21 DNA contains the following:
- a CDS encoding GIY-YIG nuclease family protein, whose translation MTNEINNPSLANLDYFPYIDAEGKLPETFQGKIGVYAIFNQEKLLHFVGYSRDVYLSLQQHLVRQPEQCYWVKVQTIERPSRTVLENIENAWIAENGTIPPGNGENKEKWTQPINVKNLMTAEEQASYNNPANDELAQIKVVKNVARRVEAEIFKILESRGLQLQLRFNPKLKEEGLLDLKS comes from the coding sequence ATGACTAATGAAATAAATAATCCATCTTTAGCAAATTTAGATTATTTTCCTTACATTGATGCTGAGGGAAAACTCCCGGAAACATTTCAAGGAAAAATAGGTGTGTATGCAATTTTTAATCAGGAGAAATTACTACATTTTGTCGGATATTCTCGTGATGTTTATTTGAGTTTGCAACAACATTTAGTGCGTCAACCAGAACAATGTTATTGGGTGAAAGTACAAACTATTGAACGTCCTAGTCGGACAGTTTTAGAAAATATTGAAAATGCTTGGATTGCTGAAAATGGCACAATACCTCCGGGTAATGGTGAAAATAAAGAAAAATGGACACAACCCATTAATGTCAAAAATTTGATGACAGCAGAAGAACAAGCGAGTTATAACAATCCTGCTAATGATGAGTTGGCGCAAATCAAAGTTGTCAAAAATGTGGCGCGAAGGGTAGAAGCGGAAATTTTCAAAATTTTAGAATCTCGTGGTTTGCAATTACAACTCCGTTTTAATCCTAAATTAAAGGAAGAAGGATTACTCGATTTGAAATCTTGA
- a CDS encoding DUF4335 domain-containing protein — MNIQRKYSLPNCTLLLEGLSDASRAAHLQELRPELSILVNVECYISGYKQPLVGGREFFESLVRAVSAYGQEFLSNVPNPQAHNQDSELVELQKIDHNRHRLIVHSESSTEALGSQQTKSPIQIDMNTVQLFDLVEAVDQFFADTQTLPELALELQPIPRRYSGASEVIIKQAVPASIGVASVAVAAVAFSLIPPPQIRTPEAQPETQSSATPTPTTTAVATPTAATTPLASATPTATPSATPTTAATAPPTTDLEALLNTTAEITDPSQLRALNRQVWNQIDPAWSDRSTVKQDLVYRVGVAGDGAIVGYKAVNQGSNEGINFTPLPKLLYNPAKRSAINNEPIAQFKVVFTNKGVLEVSPWRGYASTPKVVGSKITDANTVKELNQKLYNTIRQNWKGTPSYTKDLRYRVAVNKDGIIADYEPLNQVAFDHFRETPLPNMFQEVYGSNGAAPNNQEPLGHFQVVFSPSGKLEVTPWQGYQ; from the coding sequence ATGAACATTCAACGGAAATACAGTTTACCTAACTGTACGTTGCTTTTAGAGGGTTTAAGCGATGCTTCCAGGGCAGCACATTTACAAGAACTCCGCCCAGAATTATCGATATTGGTAAATGTAGAATGCTATATATCTGGTTATAAGCAGCCTCTAGTGGGAGGCCGAGAATTTTTTGAAAGTTTGGTGAGGGCTGTCAGTGCTTATGGACAAGAATTTTTAAGCAATGTCCCCAACCCCCAAGCCCATAACCAAGACTCAGAATTAGTAGAACTGCAAAAAATTGACCATAACCGTCATCGGCTAATTGTGCATTCTGAAAGCAGTACTGAAGCTTTGGGTTCTCAGCAAACAAAATCACCGATTCAAATTGATATGAATACGGTGCAGTTATTTGATTTAGTAGAAGCAGTAGATCAATTTTTTGCCGATACCCAAACCCTACCGGAATTAGCCTTAGAGTTACAACCAATACCTCGACGCTACAGTGGTGCTAGTGAAGTTATCATCAAGCAAGCAGTACCAGCTAGTATTGGCGTTGCGAGTGTAGCCGTTGCAGCCGTTGCTTTTAGTTTGATTCCACCCCCCCAAATTCGCACACCAGAAGCGCAACCAGAAACCCAAAGCAGCGCCACACCCACACCAACTACAACTGCTGTCGCTACCCCTACCGCAGCTACAACTCCCCTAGCCAGCGCCACACCAACAGCGACTCCGAGCGCCACTCCAACTACAGCCGCCACAGCACCCCCAACTACAGATTTAGAAGCCCTATTAAATACAACAGCCGAAATTACAGATCCATCGCAACTACGGGCTTTAAATCGTCAAGTGTGGAATCAAATTGATCCTGCTTGGAGCGATCGCTCGACAGTCAAGCAAGATTTAGTTTATCGTGTTGGTGTTGCTGGTGATGGTGCGATCGTTGGTTATAAGGCAGTAAACCAAGGGTCAAATGAAGGAATTAATTTCACTCCATTACCAAAACTGCTTTACAACCCGGCAAAACGTTCGGCAATCAATAATGAACCCATAGCCCAATTTAAAGTAGTGTTTACTAACAAAGGTGTCTTAGAAGTTAGTCCTTGGCGCGGTTATGCTAGTACACCAAAGGTAGTAGGCAGTAAAATTACAGATGCTAACACCGTTAAAGAATTAAACCAAAAGCTATATAACACAATTCGCCAAAATTGGAAAGGTACTCCCAGTTACACCAAAGATTTACGCTATCGAGTTGCTGTGAATAAAGATGGCATCATCGCTGATTATGAACCATTAAATCAAGTTGCCTTTGATCATTTCCGTGAAACACCGTTGCCAAATATGTTTCAAGAAGTTTATGGTTCCAATGGCGCAGCACCAAATAACCAAGAACCTCTAGGCCATTTCCAAGTAGTGTTTAGTCCTAGTGGCAAACTGGAAGTTACTCCTTGGCAGGGTTATCAGTGA
- a CDS encoding DUF3038 domain-containing protein: protein MNVSASLTPFNSPAPASTPMILDTLPDPAIAGQGCPSRTRLQIDLILLAIEALELGGSEAILAFAEELDLKEIIKNRVNLWRMRSSNPMRRANIRRPLTIIEAKALVVIACYIARRLTVVIRQMLMIYQQMNEKQIPLEQNLRLSNYLERFRAHFKSRMNARRSGVLALTSDEKLDELAINLLEKLLFCTGTAGMQRFWISLFDGEVE, encoded by the coding sequence ATGAATGTCTCCGCGAGCTTAACGCCGTTCAACAGTCCCGCACCTGCATCAACGCCGATGATTCTGGATACGTTACCAGATCCGGCGATCGCAGGACAAGGATGTCCGTCCAGAACTCGGCTACAAATCGACCTCATCTTATTGGCCATTGAAGCTTTAGAACTCGGTGGTTCCGAAGCAATTTTGGCCTTTGCAGAAGAGTTAGATTTAAAAGAAATTATTAAAAATCGGGTAAATTTATGGCGGATGCGTAGCTCTAACCCCATGCGCCGCGCTAATATCCGCAGACCCTTAACAATTATAGAGGCCAAGGCTTTAGTAGTTATTGCTTGCTACATTGCACGGCGGTTAACCGTGGTCATCCGCCAGATGCTGATGATATATCAGCAAATGAATGAAAAACAAATCCCTCTCGAACAAAATTTGCGTTTATCTAATTATCTAGAACGCTTCCGAGCGCATTTTAAAAGCAGAATGAATGCGCGGCGTTCTGGTGTACTAGCACTAACTTCTGATGAAAAATTAGATGAGTTAGCAATTAATTTGTTAGAAAAACTTCTATTTTGTACTGGTACGGCCGGAATGCAACGGTTCTGGATTAGTCTTTTTGATGGGGAAGTGGAATGA
- a CDS encoding adenine phosphoribosyltransferase, whose translation MDLKSLIREIPDYPKPGILFRDITTLLRDRDGLRYTIDFFTEKCDEAGFQADYVIGMESRGFIFGAPLAYKLGAGFIPVRKKGKLPAAVHSIEYELEYGTDCLEMHQDALHPGSRVLIVDDLIATGGTAGATAKLVQQLECELLGFGFIIELRDLQGRKNLPDLPIISLIEY comes from the coding sequence ATGGACTTAAAATCTCTAATTCGTGAAATTCCCGATTATCCCAAGCCTGGTATTTTATTTCGAGATATTACTACTCTACTGCGCGATCGCGACGGACTGCGATATACTATTGACTTTTTTACGGAAAAATGCGATGAAGCGGGATTTCAAGCAGATTATGTAATTGGGATGGAGTCACGGGGATTTATTTTTGGCGCTCCCCTAGCTTATAAATTAGGCGCTGGGTTTATTCCCGTCCGCAAAAAAGGCAAGCTACCTGCTGCGGTTCACTCCATTGAATATGAACTAGAGTACGGTACTGACTGCTTGGAAATGCACCAAGACGCTTTGCATCCAGGCAGCCGCGTTTTAATTGTCGATGATTTAATTGCTACAGGTGGTACAGCCGGTGCAACCGCTAAGTTAGTTCAACAGCTTGAGTGTGAACTCCTAGGTTTTGGGTTTATTATCGAGCTACGGGATTTACAAGGGCGGAAAAATCTCCCCGATTTGCCGATTATCTCGTTAATTGAATATTAG
- a CDS encoding response regulator: MKKIQQQIEGLEQYITQSPIQQQQAISALKTLNTYIQNLEFLQAEIQTNLELIKTVEQELLQQNETLISERQVYHDLFKLAPNAYLVTNAEGIILEINYTAAALLNVFPSLLIGKSLINFVAQTEHQLFISKLKQSLNEKSVQELEVSIFPRDRQAFNALLLVKAGRETSGALGALQICLYDITKYKQAVSEQKPATRETLNQLGGLRVLFVDDEADSRELIAAMLMQYGVVVTTVATVAEALQELERSRPDVIISDIRMPDEDGYTLIRKIKTLEAETGWRIPTAALTAYLAEDRAKAIKAGFESHLPKLAHPTELITMVAQLVNRF; encoded by the coding sequence TTGAAAAAAATTCAACAGCAAATAGAGGGACTGGAACAATATATAACCCAATCGCCTATACAACAGCAACAGGCTATCTCAGCCTTAAAAACTCTCAACACTTATATACAAAATCTGGAATTTCTTCAAGCAGAAATTCAGACTAATTTAGAATTAATCAAAACTGTAGAACAAGAATTACTCCAGCAAAATGAAACCTTAATATCAGAACGTCAAGTTTATCATGATTTGTTTAAATTAGCTCCTAATGCTTATTTAGTGACAAATGCCGAAGGAATTATTTTAGAAATCAATTATACTGCTGCTGCTTTATTAAATGTATTTCCCAGTTTGCTGATTGGTAAATCATTAATCAATTTTGTAGCTCAAACAGAGCATCAATTATTTATTAGCAAACTGAAGCAGTCTTTGAATGAAAAGTCTGTGCAAGAATTGGAAGTTTCCATTTTTCCCCGCGATCGCCAAGCTTTTAATGCTTTACTTTTAGTGAAAGCTGGGCGAGAAACTTCAGGGGCTTTAGGGGCGTTACAGATATGCCTGTATGATATTACCAAGTACAAGCAAGCAGTGTCTGAGCAAAAGCCAGCAACTAGAGAAACACTTAATCAACTGGGTGGTTTACGAGTACTGTTTGTAGATGATGAAGCCGATAGCCGAGAGTTGATTGCAGCAATGCTGATGCAATATGGGGTTGTAGTGACCACAGTAGCTACAGTAGCAGAAGCTTTGCAAGAATTAGAGCGATCGCGCCCTGATGTGATCATCAGTGATATCAGAATGCCCGATGAAGATGGCTATACTTTAATTCGCAAAATCAAAACATTAGAAGCAGAAACAGGATGGCGAATTCCTACTGCTGCCTTGACTGCTTATCTTGCAGAAGACAGAGCAAAAGCAATCAAAGCAGGTTTTGAATCGCATTTGCCTAAATTAGCCCACCCAACAGAGTTAATTACAATGGTGGCACAGCTTGTTAACAGATTTTAA
- a CDS encoding chemotaxis protein CheB, with translation MPSDRHGQKSNFGIVAIAASAGGVTAIRNVLSGLPSDFPVPILCLQHLNPFDTNVLAQVLQLRTHLTVRWAYGGEQLKASVVYVCPPGHYFVVHANGTISLAQQAIKHGWHHGVNNFFESVAQSYADRAVVVVLTGTGKGGEDGVQAVSKMGGIVLAQEPASSVADGMPQVAIATGCVNRVLPCAEIPPLLVRLVYEGCSLSQIPNNYANLFTTQEQISPILEDALSSLLDRAITMHRTDMGYIHLFKRQSCTLELAVQRGFKASSFDYFRTVNITDNSPCISVVRTGESIIVEDIETDPIFSSHRAIALAAGYRAVQSIPLTSDKGNLLGVLSTHFRQPRQFLPWEMKLLNMHARHAGNIIEIFQTDTAT, from the coding sequence ATGCCTAGTGATCGACACGGTCAGAAATCAAACTTTGGGATTGTAGCGATCGCTGCTTCTGCTGGAGGAGTGACAGCAATTCGTAATGTTCTTTCAGGGTTGCCTAGTGACTTTCCTGTTCCTATTTTGTGCCTACAGCATTTGAATCCCTTCGATACTAACGTTTTAGCTCAAGTTTTACAGTTAAGAACCCATCTCACAGTACGCTGGGCGTATGGTGGAGAGCAACTCAAGGCAAGTGTTGTATATGTGTGTCCACCAGGACATTACTTTGTTGTTCATGCTAACGGTACAATTTCTCTGGCACAGCAAGCAATTAAACACGGTTGGCATCACGGTGTAAATAATTTTTTTGAGTCGGTGGCGCAGAGTTATGCAGACCGCGCCGTAGTAGTTGTACTGACTGGTACTGGCAAAGGCGGTGAAGATGGAGTGCAAGCAGTATCTAAGATGGGTGGTATTGTTCTGGCTCAAGAACCAGCCAGTTCTGTCGCTGATGGAATGCCCCAAGTGGCGATCGCCACTGGTTGCGTAAACCGAGTTTTACCTTGTGCAGAAATCCCTCCCTTATTAGTGCGTTTGGTATATGAAGGGTGTTCTTTATCCCAAATACCGAACAATTACGCCAACTTATTTACCACTCAGGAGCAGATATCACCCATACTCGAAGATGCGTTGTCCAGTCTACTTGACAGAGCGATAACAATGCACCGTACCGATATGGGCTACATTCATCTATTTAAGCGTCAATCATGCACGCTCGAACTCGCAGTTCAACGCGGCTTTAAAGCAAGTTCATTTGATTACTTTAGAACAGTTAACATTACTGATAATTCACCTTGCATCAGTGTTGTGCGTACTGGAGAGTCGATAATTGTTGAAGATATCGAAACTGATCCAATCTTCAGTTCTCACCGAGCGATCGCATTGGCTGCGGGATATCGTGCTGTTCAATCTATACCACTCACTAGTGACAAAGGCAATTTACTCGGTGTATTGTCTACTCATTTTCGTCAACCCCGCCAATTTTTGCCTTGGGAAATGAAGCTCCTCAATATGCACGCTCGTCATGCTGGCAATATTATAGAAATATTTCAAACAGATACAGCTACATAA